The DNA segment ACCGTCCACCAACGCATTGCTGGCTTATGTCTGCGCCTAAAACGTTCGTTCGCTACGGCCGCCGCACCCAGGAGCTCACCTGGGAACTGGTCCTCAAACGCAACAGCATTGAACGCTTAAAACAGGAGCGGCCCCCCCTGCGCGTCGTCGAGGAGCTTCCGGCGCTAATTGCGCGGGGCTACGAAGCCATTCCGGAAGAGGATATTGTGCGCCTGTACTGGTATGGCATCGCGCACGACAAGCCCAAGGTGGGCACCTTCATGGTGCGCGTCAAGGTGCCGGGGGGCCTGCTACAGCCCCATCAGCTCCGGGCCCTCGGCGAAATTGCTGGACGCTACGGGCGCGACTACGGCGAGCTGACCACGCGCCAGGGCATCCAGCTTCACTGGGTAACCATGGATAAACTCCCCGAGGTGCTGGAAGCCATCGCGCAGGCTGGTCTGACCACGGTCGGCGCCGAAGGCGACACCGTCCGCAATATTACCAGTTGCCCGGTCAATGGAATCAATCCGGCCGAATTGTTTGACGTCCGGCCGGTCATCGAAGCAGCCGCCCGCTTTTTCTGGGGCAATCCGGACTACTCCAACCTGCCGCGCAAACACAAATTCACGATTAGCAGTTGCCCCCATCAGTGCAACGCACCGGAAATCCACGATATCGCGCTGATCGGGGTTATTAAGGACGGCCAACCGGGCTTTGCCGTCAAGGTGGGAGGGGGCCTGTCCGCTACACCCCGACTGGCCCGGGACCTGGGCGTTTTCGTGCCTGTCGATGAGGCCGTCGAAGTACTGGCCGCCATCACCGACGTCTGGCAGCACAACCTGCGCTACCGCCTGAGCCGGGCCAAGTCGCGCATCAAGTTTCTGGTAGACGACTACGGCCCGGAAGGAGTGCGCCAGATGGTGGAAGAACGCCTGGGACGTAAGCTGGAAGACTTTCGCGCTCCCGACCCGCTGCCAGGTGGCAACCACCTGGGCGTCCATCGTCAGAAGCAGGACGGCTTTTACTACGCAGGATTTCCAGTACCTTCAGGACGGGTAACCGGTACCCAGCTCCGCCAGATTGCCGACATCCTGGAGAGCGTCGGAGGCGACATTCGCTTTACGCGCGAGCAGAACTTTATCCTGGGCAACCTCCCCGAGGAGCGCCTTGCCTGGGTGCTCGATCAGATGCGGGCCATCGGCTTTCCCATTGAACGTCATCGCCTCTACGGGACTTCAACCGCCTGCACCAGCCATCAATTCTGCAACTACTCTGTTGCCGAAACCAAAGAAAAACTCGACGAAATCATTGAGGCCCTGGAGACGCGCTACGGTGACGAAGTGCAAGATCTGACGATTTATATGGACGGCTGCCCTCACGCCTGCGCCCACCATTGGGTTGGCGACATCGGGCTGCAGGGCACGCGCACAGCCGGTCCAAACGGCACCAAGATCGAAGCCTATGACGTAACGCTCCGAGGAGGACTGGGCGTGCGCGCGGCCATTGGCCGTCCTATCCTGCGCCGCATTCCCGCCACCGAAATCAGTCAGGCTATTGTCCGCCTGGTAGGCGCCTGGCTGCAGGAACGCCGTCGCCGGGGCGCGCACTACACGTTTCAGGCCTTCTGTGAGGCGCACTCCAACGAAACCCTGCAGGCTATCGCCCTGGGTAAAATGACGGTTGAAGCGACAGAAGCGACCGATGCCGCCCGCATCCGCATTCCTGGTCCGCTTCTGGAGCTGACCGACGGTAGTGACGTGATTGAAGTCAACGCTCCTACCGTCCGCGCCGCTCTGGAACAGGCAGGCCAGCGCTACCCCAAACTCCAGGCCGCTGTGCTGACGCCGGACGGCCAGATCAATGAAGCCTTTACCCTCTACGTGAACGAAGAGGACATCCAGGGCCTTCAGGGCCTCAATACCCCGCTCAAGCCGGGGGATGAATTGCTCATCCTTATGGCAATGTCCGGAGGTTAAGCGCGTCGTTCACCCACAAACAACCTGACCGGGACTATGGCTCGCCAACCCCTGTTTGACGATCTGGAAATCGGCGAAATCGCCCTCCAGTTAGATGACCAGGAGCCCGAAGATGTGATTGCCTGGGCGCTGGACACTTTTGACGAAGACCGCATCGCCATTGTCACGGCACTCCAGGCCGACGGCATGGTGATCCTGGACATGGCCTACCGGATGAAACCCAACATCCGGGTAATGACGGTCGACACAGGGCGCTTGCCCCAGGCCACTTACACCTTCTATGATCAGGTGCGCGAACGCTATCCGGAAGCACGCTTCGAAGTGCTGTTTCCGGATTATCGGGAGGTGGAAGAAATGGTGCGCCGCCACGGCATCAACCTGTTCTACAAGTCGGTGCCGCTGCGCCTGCTCTGCTGCCACGTACGGAAAGTGCGGCCCCTCATCCGGGCCCTGGGCCAGTTGGACGCCTGGTTCACGGGCCTGCGTCGTGACCAGTGGGCCTCACGCGCAGCCATCCGCAAAGTAGAAATCGACCACGACCACGATGGCGTGATCAAGATTAACCCCCTGGCCGACTGGACGAAAGAGGATGTGTGGGCGTACATCGAAGAATTTGACGTGCCCACGCATCCGCTTTACGCCGAAGGCTACACCAGCATCGGCTGCGCTCCCTGCACCCGTCCGATTCAGCCGGGCGAAGATGACCGAGCAGGCCGCTGGTGGTGGGAAACCAATGCGCCTAAGGAATGCGGCATCCACTGCCCCATCGAAACCGGCGGCTTTGAACACGAAATGGAAGCCATTGTAGGCCACGGATCCCCCGAAAACGGACCGGTTCACTAAAAACCCCAATCCAGGATGCCGCTAACCATTCCTGAAGCAGCGCGAGAGCCGCTGGTGCAGGAGCTGACGCGTTTTGCAGCTTCCATGCCGGACCCCGAAACGCGCGCCCTGTACCAGCGGCTCCTGGAAGCTGCTGCGGCTGGCGAAATCGACGAGACGTTAGACGAAGCGCTGGGACGCTTCCTGGAAGTGGCCCTCCAGACCGGCCGCATTCGGCACCAGCATGGCCCCCACGAAGAGAAGATGCTGCGGGCGCTGTTTCATCAGACGCAACGCGGCCGCCAGATTCTAAGCGCCGTCCAGCAGGCAAACCAGGCGCTTCGCGCGCTGGAAGGCCACACGTTGCGTGAACTGACCTTCACGCCGCAAAATCCCGGGACCTATCGCCTGACGCTCGCTACCGACCAGGTGCGTCTGACGCTAGAAATCAGCGCCCAGGGAGTCTGGGTCGAAAACCTCACGGTAGGCTGATGATGAACGCTTTTATCCCTTACGTGCAGGCAGTCGGTCGCGGCGAAAAGCTCAAGCGTGACCTGACGCGCGAAGAGGCCCGCGATGCTATGCACCTGATCCTGGACCGAACTGCTACGCCCGCCCAGATCGGTGCATTTCTGGTTACGCAGCGCGTAAAGGGCGAGACATCGGACGAAATCGTGGGCTTTGTCGAAGCAGCCCGAACGTTCTGCCACCGCATACAGCCGCGCGTTGCGCGCCTGCTGGACCTGGGCGTGCCCTACGACGGCAAAGCACGCACGCCCCAACTGGCCCCGGCCATTGCCCTGATGGTGGCCGCGGCTGGCCAGCCTGTTGTGCTACACGGCGCACCCGACATTCCAACCAAGCAGGGTGTTACGCCAGCCGATGTGATCCAGGCACTGGGAATCTCCGTCGATCAACCACCAGACACCGTCGCCCGCCAGATCGAAACCCTGGGAATTGGCTACCTGCATGCCCCCCGCTTCGCGCCAGCCTGGCATGCCCTGACCCCCATCCGCCAGCAGTTTGGCCTGCGCACCGCCCTCAACACCGTGGAAAAACTGCTCAATCCGGCCCTTGCTTCCTGCAGCGTGGCCGGGTTCTTTCACCGGAATTATCTGCTCCGAATGCGTCCGGCCGTCCGGCAGCTTTTCCCCCAGGGCTGGCTCGCGCAGGGAATCGAAGGCTCCATTGAATGCCGCGCTGGACGCACCACCCGGTTGTATCCGGCCGATGAGACCGCCGCACCGCTTATCGTCGAAGCGGCCGCGCTTGGCTTTCCGGAACCAGACAACTCCGAGGTGCCGGCCGATCCGACACTCCACGCCGAAATAACCCGGCACATTCTGAGCAACCAGGCCATTCCCGCCCGGGATACCGCGCTCCTAACAGCCGGCGTATTGCTTCACCTGAGCGGCCACGCCGACAGCCTGACGGTCGGAATCGAACAGGCCCGCGACGCGCTTGCCAGCGGAAAAGCTTTCCGCCTGCTTCGCTACTGGGAAGAGTGGACGCAAGCAGCACGGGCGGCCGGCTAACGCCCCCTACCCGGCCTGCTGTTCGGCCACTACCTGCCGGCAGAAAGATAACACTAACCGCACGTGCGCGTGCAACATAGGAACCAGTTCAAGCCGGTCCATACGTTCCTGGGGTAACTCTGGAAGTCCGGGCGGACTGATACGCCCCATCCAGAGCCCCATCTTGTCGCGCAACAGGCGCTCTCCGGGAAACTGGCCAGCCGGCAGATGCGCTTCGTAGAACGTCTGCTTGCGCTGCAACCGGCCGTACACCTCGCGCCCGATCTCCTCCAGTACGTGCTGATCGGTCTGATGGAGCAACCAACTCCCCAGCAAATAATCCCGATAGGTAAAAGGCAGTGCCTGCAAAGCTGACCCCACCGCCTGCTTTAGTGCCGGTTGCTCTCGAAGCCCTGCTTCAGCCGCCCGCGCCGTCGCCACCGCCACCAGACAGAGCGTCTCTTCAGTTACCAGCTCAGGATCTGCCATATCCATCGCGTCAAGCACGCGTCCAATCAGTTCTTGCGTGGTGTGCAGCGTGCCTACCGTACCAAACGCAGCAATCCGGGCGGCCTGTGCTTCCAGCATGATGCCACGTGTTCTAGTGACGGCTGCTACAGAAGGTCCGGGCCTTCGCGCGTAAGCAAACGACTCGCCACGCACTACGATGCGTTTGCGCGCCGTTTCCTCTACTGGCTGTCCGCACCTTCAGAGGCTGTTCTCAAGCGCACCGATCCTCAGCGACCCTGTTACGCACGCGTCTCCGAAACGGTCGCCCTTCGACGCACAACCATTTGGCCGGTACGCCTCATGTCTCTTCTATCAGAGGCTCTGCACTGGCCAGTTGCCATTACATGCCTGGCGGATCGAAAGGGTCCAGGCGCCTTCCTTTAAACGGCATGCGTTTTGATCCTCCCTATCATTGCTTTCTGCAACAGCCTGCCTCGTGGATGTCTTCTGTCAAACATAAGGCTGCAACCTCCAGCGACCGAGCTGTTCCACTCCTGCCCCCGGGCCAGCGCAAGGGACAACTGGAAGAATTGCTGGCCTTGCTTGATGTGCTGGAAGTCGTGCAGGCAGGCCTGAAAGATGGGTCAGCGGAGGCCTTCTCCTCCTTACAGCGTCTGCTGCAGGCGCTGCATGGAATTGCCCGGCGCTATCCTTCCCTTCGTCTACGCCAGGCTTTACAGGCAATCTCAGGGCACGCCCACCGAAATGACCCCAACGCCCTGGAACAACTGCTAAAGCAGCTTACCGACGTAGTGGCTGCCCTGCAGGAGATCATTGAGCAGATGGCTATCCCCGAATCCCATCTACTGCTCATTGAGCCCGATGAAGAGACGGCTGCTCTGCTTCAAACCATGCTGACCGGACCTGGGCGAACCGTTAGCGTAGCGCGCACCGCAGCCGAAGCACGTAATCTGCTGCAGCAGACGCCTGCCACGTTGATTATCATGGAACTGAACCTTCCCGACGAAGATGGACGCAACCTGTTGCTCTGGCTGCGCGGGCGCTCGCTAACAGCTTCCACCCCTGTCATTATCCTGTCGGATCGTACGGAGCCGCACGTCAAGGCAGAATGCTATGCCCTGGGAGCCGATGCCTACTTTGAAAAACCTTTTGATCCGGTCAATTTTATGGCGACCGTTACGGCCCACCTGACGCACCACACCGTACGACACGGCGTTGATCCCCTGACCGGTGTGCTGGACCGCGCAGCCCTCGAAGAAGCCTTTCTGCACGCCCGCAAGGTCTATCCGCCCGATCGCTTCCCTATCTGCATAGCCCTGATCGACTTCGATAATCTTCAGGCCATCAACCGCCGTCATGGTCCCGATCTTGCTGACGCGGTCCTCCAGCAAGGCGTGCAGCTTCTGGCTTCTGTCCTTCGTCCCTCTGATCTAATCGGTCGGTGGACCTCGGATACCTTTTGCGTCCTCTTTTTGAACACGCCCCTGGAAGAGGCCATGCGTTGCCTGGAACGCGCGCTCATGGCACTGCGCCAGAC comes from the Rhodothermus profundi genome and includes:
- a CDS encoding MoaD/ThiS family protein, with the translated sequence MSAPKTFVRYGRRTQELTWELVLKRNSIERLKQERPPLRVVEELPALIARGYEAIPEEDIVRLYWYGIAHDKPKVGTFMVRVKVPGGLLQPHQLRALGEIAGRYGRDYGELTTRQGIQLHWVTMDKLPEVLEAIAQAGLTTVGAEGDTVRNITSCPVNGINPAELFDVRPVIEAAARFFWGNPDYSNLPRKHKFTISSCPHQCNAPEIHDIALIGVIKDGQPGFAVKVGGGLSATPRLARDLGVFVPVDEAVEVLAAITDVWQHNLRYRLSRAKSRIKFLVDDYGPEGVRQMVEERLGRKLEDFRAPDPLPGGNHLGVHRQKQDGFYYAGFPVPSGRVTGTQLRQIADILESVGGDIRFTREQNFILGNLPEERLAWVLDQMRAIGFPIERHRLYGTSTACTSHQFCNYSVAETKEKLDEIIEALETRYGDEVQDLTIYMDGCPHACAHHWVGDIGLQGTRTAGPNGTKIEAYDVTLRGGLGVRAAIGRPILRRIPATEISQAIVRLVGAWLQERRRRGAHYTFQAFCEAHSNETLQAIALGKMTVEATEATDAARIRIPGPLLELTDGSDVIEVNAPTVRAALEQAGQRYPKLQAAVLTPDGQINEAFTLYVNEEDIQGLQGLNTPLKPGDELLILMAMSGG
- a CDS encoding phosphoadenylyl-sulfate reductase, which codes for MARQPLFDDLEIGEIALQLDDQEPEDVIAWALDTFDEDRIAIVTALQADGMVILDMAYRMKPNIRVMTVDTGRLPQATYTFYDQVRERYPEARFEVLFPDYREVEEMVRRHGINLFYKSVPLRLLCCHVRKVRPLIRALGQLDAWFTGLRRDQWASRAAIRKVEIDHDHDGVIKINPLADWTKEDVWAYIEEFDVPTHPLYAEGYTSIGCAPCTRPIQPGEDDRAGRWWWETNAPKECGIHCPIETGGFEHEMEAIVGHGSPENGPVH
- a CDS encoding anthranilate phosphoribosyltransferase, coding for MMNAFIPYVQAVGRGEKLKRDLTREEARDAMHLILDRTATPAQIGAFLVTQRVKGETSDEIVGFVEAARTFCHRIQPRVARLLDLGVPYDGKARTPQLAPAIALMVAAAGQPVVLHGAPDIPTKQGVTPADVIQALGISVDQPPDTVARQIETLGIGYLHAPRFAPAWHALTPIRQQFGLRTALNTVEKLLNPALASCSVAGFFHRNYLLRMRPAVRQLFPQGWLAQGIEGSIECRAGRTTRLYPADETAAPLIVEAAALGFPEPDNSEVPADPTLHAEITRHILSNQAIPARDTALLTAGVLLHLSGHADSLTVGIEQARDALASGKAFRLLRYWEEWTQAARAAG
- a CDS encoding response regulator; its protein translation is MRFDPPYHCFLQQPASWMSSVKHKAATSSDRAVPLLPPGQRKGQLEELLALLDVLEVVQAGLKDGSAEAFSSLQRLLQALHGIARRYPSLRLRQALQAISGHAHRNDPNALEQLLKQLTDVVAALQEIIEQMAIPESHLLLIEPDEETAALLQTMLTGPGRTVSVARTAAEARNLLQQTPATLIIMELNLPDEDGRNLLLWLRGRSLTASTPVIILSDRTEPHVKAECYALGADAYFEKPFDPVNFMATVTAHLTHHTVRHGVDPLTGVLDRAALEEAFLHARKVYPPDRFPICIALIDFDNLQAINRRHGPDLADAVLQQGVQLLASVLRPSDLIGRWTSDTFCVLFLNTPLEEAMRCLERALMALRQTPFQGHQGQPFFATFSACVLQVRPSHDSLAQLVAEAQRCLERLGDRRQGRLITPETTITPEKRRVLVVEDDEDIATLIHYRLTRDGFEVVHFANGREALTWARQNVADLVILDLKLPGMDGFELLHHLRQLPAYTATPIIILTCLNQEQHVLRGFELGADDYMVKPFSPVELSARVRRLLERHPTPTSMDD